A single window of Synechococcus sp. CBW1004 DNA harbors:
- a CDS encoding 5-formyltetrahydrofolate cyclo-ligase: MTPQDDKPALRRHFRAVRREALAGATAALRAAALARLPELPPPGRWLGVYWAVGSEPDLDPWAPGGLAERLVRVGGAARLALPVVLPPQPGEPQGRLIYRPWRRESPLGPDACGIPAPLPPEGERMQRLLLEAQPPDAPPGAVSRAGCLHPEGLPPEALAPGALPPEALGLLLVPALAVDRAGIRLGSGGGWYDRLRADPAWRAVPALAVLPAACVVAQLPRDPWDVPFSGWLDEQGIHAVGAAPVA, translated from the coding sequence ATGACGCCGCAAGACGACAAGCCAGCCCTGCGGCGTCACTTCCGTGCCGTGCGCCGTGAGGCCCTGGCTGGGGCGACGGCGGCTCTGCGGGCGGCCGCGCTCGCCCGGCTGCCGGAGCTGCCGCCGCCGGGACGGTGGCTCGGTGTGTACTGGGCCGTGGGCAGCGAACCCGATCTCGATCCCTGGGCGCCGGGCGGCCTGGCCGAACGGCTGGTGCGCGTCGGGGGCGCGGCTCGGCTGGCCCTGCCGGTGGTGCTGCCGCCGCAGCCCGGTGAGCCGCAGGGCCGGCTGATCTATCGCCCCTGGCGGCGGGAGAGCCCGCTGGGGCCCGACGCCTGTGGCATCCCGGCGCCGCTGCCGCCCGAAGGCGAGCGCATGCAGCGGTTGCTCCTGGAGGCTCAGCCGCCTGATGCCCCGCCTGGCGCTGTTTCCCGGGCCGGGTGCCTGCATCCTGAAGGGCTCCCTCCTGAGGCTCTGGCTCCAGGCGCCTTGCCGCCTGAGGCGCTGGGCCTGTTGCTGGTCCCTGCCCTGGCGGTCGATCGTGCAGGCATCCGCCTGGGCTCCGGCGGCGGCTGGTACGACCGGTTGCGCGCCGATCCCGCCTGGCGAGCCGTGCCGGCCCTGGCCGTGCTGCCGGCGGCCTGCGTGGTCGCTCAGCTGCCCCGTGATCCCTGGGATGTGCCCTTCAGTGGCTGGCTCGATGAACAGGGCATCCACGCGGTCGGTGCTGCTCCGGTCGCGTAA
- the ruvC gene encoding crossover junction endodeoxyribonuclease RuvC, with product MVILGIDPGLARVGYGVIEVAEGPQGRPAGGSQRLLDCGMIRSDPGRSEGDRMVEIASDLRQLIRAWRPDLAAVEKFFFYRSSTTIAVVQARGVLIMTLARFRIPVVEFPPMQIKQALTGDGHADKEMVLDAVMRELELEHPPRPDDAADALAVALTGWFQR from the coding sequence TTGGTCATCCTCGGCATCGACCCCGGCCTGGCCCGCGTCGGCTACGGCGTGATCGAGGTGGCCGAGGGCCCGCAGGGCAGACCCGCCGGTGGTAGCCAGCGCCTGCTCGACTGCGGCATGATCCGCAGCGATCCCGGTCGCAGCGAGGGGGATCGGATGGTGGAGATCGCCTCCGACCTGCGCCAGCTGATCCGCGCCTGGCGCCCCGATCTGGCGGCGGTGGAGAAGTTCTTCTTCTATCGCTCCAGCACCACGATCGCCGTGGTGCAGGCCCGCGGCGTGCTGATCATGACCCTCGCCCGCTTTCGCATCCCGGTGGTGGAGTTCCCGCCGATGCAGATCAAGCAGGCGCTCACCGGCGACGGCCACGCCGACAAGGAGATGGTGCTGGATGCAGTGATGCGCGAACTGGAGCTGGAGCATCCCCCGCGCCCCGATGACGCCGCCGATGCCCTGGCGGTGGCCTTGACAGGCTGGTTCCAGCGATGA